In a single window of the Thermanaerothrix sp. genome:
- a CDS encoding class II fructose-bisphosphate aldolase, translated as MVDVNKSSYKELLKRRPLNVQARFGGEDVALVSGRDIAEAMKEAGAIALAANARNALVIKGVLKGAKRCGAAVYLELAKSESTYCGANYENIPEYALEFSREMGHGVVFALHVDHYGIKGEEDVLKGVFHLQHIISRGFTSVALDASHLPDYENLRATRDLADWIPSGLGLEVEVGEIKGAGELSTVEEALYFVGGLNAWGVFPDYLAISNGSLHGTYDASAGVVEGIDLNRTKEIADAIAPYGVAIAQHGISGTPLEKVKAFRQYGIRKGNVATLFQNVVFGLEMDQDTGNAVIRDGSYVKDPSRGVSLELWNRMVEWCDSKGMSRKSGDYKKLNLPFHDAIMEEPDHVKERIVDEIAWWAERFIKAFGAEGTAEKVMEVALRRPDHNASPERKILGVRSQYGPEKAPNSSSKGGGDYSD; from the coding sequence ATGGTGGATGTTAACAAAAGTTCCTATAAGGAGCTGTTGAAGCGCCGGCCGTTGAACGTTCAGGCCCGTTTCGGCGGGGAGGACGTGGCTTTGGTGAGCGGCAGGGACATAGCGGAGGCCATGAAGGAGGCGGGGGCCATAGCCCTCGCGGCCAACGCCAGGAACGCGCTGGTGATAAAGGGGGTTCTCAAGGGGGCCAAGAGGTGCGGCGCCGCGGTGTACCTGGAGCTTGCCAAGTCGGAGTCCACCTACTGCGGGGCCAACTACGAGAACATACCGGAGTACGCCCTGGAGTTCTCCCGGGAGATGGGGCACGGGGTGGTCTTCGCCCTCCACGTGGACCACTACGGCATCAAGGGGGAGGAGGACGTGCTGAAGGGTGTCTTCCACCTGCAGCACATCATATCCCGGGGCTTTACCTCCGTGGCGCTGGACGCGTCGCACCTTCCGGATTACGAGAACCTCAGGGCCACCCGGGACCTGGCGGACTGGATACCCTCGGGCCTTGGCCTTGAGGTGGAGGTGGGGGAGATAAAGGGGGCGGGGGAGCTGTCCACCGTGGAGGAGGCCCTCTACTTCGTGGGAGGGCTCAACGCCTGGGGCGTTTTCCCGGACTACCTTGCCATATCCAACGGAAGCCTGCACGGCACCTACGACGCCTCCGCCGGGGTGGTGGAGGGGATAGACCTCAACAGGACCAAGGAGATAGCCGACGCCATAGCCCCCTACGGGGTGGCCATAGCCCAGCACGGCATATCGGGCACTCCCCTTGAGAAGGTCAAGGCCTTCCGCCAGTACGGCATAAGGAAGGGCAACGTGGCAACTCTCTTCCAGAACGTGGTGTTCGGCCTTGAGATGGACCAGGACACGGGCAACGCGGTCATAAGGGACGGTTCATACGTCAAGGACCCCTCCAGGGGGGTGAGCCTGGAGCTTTGGAACCGGATGGTGGAGTGGTGCGACTCCAAGGGGATGAGCCGCAAGAGCGGTGACTACAAGAAGCTGAACCTGCCGTTCCACGACGCCATAATGGAGGAGCCGGATCACGTGAAGGAGCGGATAGTGGACGAGATAGCTTGGTGGGCCGAGCGGTTCATAAAGGCCTTCGGCGCCGAGGGGACCGCCGAGAAGGTTATGGAGGTGGCCCTGCGCCGTCCGGACCACAACGCCTCCCCGGAGCGGAAGATCCTTGGGGTGAGATCCCAGTACGGGCCCGAGAAGGCCCCCAACTCCTCATCCAAGGGCGGCGGTGACTATAGCGATTAG
- a CDS encoding DNA-3-methyladenine glycosylase I, which translates to MGDERVRCCWALKDPLYIEYHDREWGTPERDEVKIFQHLCLEVFQCGLSWLLILKRRPFLMGALSGFDPVKLAEMDEDGMMRALEAPFMIRSPRKVLGVLNNARALLSMWDRGLSLSHEVWSAVGGVTRVNRRSIWEALPASTEESKALSRRLKSLGFAFVGPVVCYSLMQAVGAVDDHGVECFRHSSNRNGGSGNGA; encoded by the coding sequence ATGGGGGATGAAAGGGTAAGGTGCTGCTGGGCCCTTAAGGACCCGCTGTACATCGAATACCATGACCGGGAGTGGGGAACTCCCGAGAGGGACGAGGTCAAGATCTTCCAGCACCTCTGCCTTGAGGTGTTCCAGTGCGGGCTTTCCTGGCTGCTCATATTGAAGAGGAGGCCCTTCTTGATGGGGGCCCTCTCCGGCTTCGACCCGGTCAAGTTGGCTGAAATGGACGAAGATGGGATGATGAGGGCCCTTGAGGCGCCGTTTATGATAAGAAGCCCCCGCAAGGTCCTGGGGGTGCTGAACAACGCCAGGGCGCTGCTTTCCATGTGGGACCGGGGGCTGTCCCTATCCCATGAGGTTTGGTCCGCGGTGGGGGGGGTGACCAGGGTGAACCGCCGCAGCATATGGGAGGCCCTTCCCGCCAGCACCGAGGAGTCCAAGGCCCTCTCCCGGCGGCTCAAGTCCCTGGGGTTCGCCTTCGTTGGGCCGGTGGTTTGTTATTCCCTCATGCAGGCCGTTGGGGCGGTGGACGACCACGGGGTGGAGTGTTTCAGGCATTCTTCGAACAGGAACGGAGGTTCTGGGAATGGAGCTTAA
- a CDS encoding NADP-dependent malic enzyme, with amino-acid sequence MSDVYERSVELHRAHRGKISVQSRVPLRTREDLSLAYTPGVAEPCRIIEKDPEEAYELTSKGNTVAVVTDGSAVLGLGDIGPLAALPVMEGKCCLFKSFAGLDAFPLCVDERDPDAFVEVVSKVSVSFGGINLEDISAPRCFEIERKLQDRLDIPVFHDDQHGTAVVVAAGLINALKLRGTPLRDCRVVMNGIGAAGSAIAEMLMHLGAQDMVLCDRYGVMDPLDPRLSDRQRELAQRTNPSHVKGSLEDALKGADVFIGVSKGGLLSGDSVRSMGERPVVFAMANPTPEIFPHEAKSAGAFVVATGRSDFPNQVNNCLGFPGIFKGALSVRACQINQEMKLAAAMAIAAVVEDSLEPDRIIPDPLDVRVVPAVARAVAEAAVRTQAARVSHGG; translated from the coding sequence ATGAGCGACGTTTACGAGAGGTCGGTGGAGCTCCACAGGGCCCACCGGGGCAAGATATCCGTTCAGAGCCGGGTGCCCCTCAGGACCCGGGAGGACCTTTCCCTTGCCTACACCCCGGGGGTGGCGGAGCCCTGCAGGATCATAGAGAAGGACCCCGAAGAGGCTTATGAGCTGACCTCCAAGGGAAACACCGTGGCGGTGGTGACCGACGGCAGCGCGGTGTTGGGCCTTGGGGACATAGGTCCCTTGGCGGCGCTGCCGGTCATGGAGGGCAAGTGCTGTCTCTTTAAGTCCTTCGCCGGGTTGGACGCATTTCCCCTCTGCGTTGACGAGCGGGATCCCGACGCCTTCGTGGAGGTGGTCTCCAAGGTGTCGGTATCCTTTGGGGGTATAAACCTGGAGGACATCTCTGCCCCCCGGTGCTTTGAGATAGAGCGGAAGTTGCAGGACAGGCTGGACATCCCGGTGTTCCACGACGACCAGCACGGCACCGCGGTGGTGGTGGCGGCGGGGCTAATCAACGCCCTTAAGCTCCGGGGTACCCCACTTCGGGACTGCCGGGTGGTGATGAACGGCATAGGCGCCGCGGGGTCCGCCATAGCGGAGATGCTGATGCACCTTGGGGCTCAAGACATGGTCCTTTGTGACCGGTACGGCGTCATGGACCCTTTGGACCCAAGGCTCTCGGACCGCCAGCGGGAGCTTGCCCAAAGGACGAACCCCTCCCATGTCAAGGGGAGCCTGGAGGATGCACTCAAGGGGGCGGACGTTTTCATCGGGGTCTCAAAGGGAGGGCTGCTCAGCGGGGATTCCGTCCGGTCCATGGGGGAGCGGCCGGTGGTGTTCGCCATGGCTAACCCCACGCCGGAGATATTTCCCCACGAGGCCAAGTCCGCCGGGGCCTTCGTGGTGGCCACCGGCAGGAGCGACTTCCCGAACCAGGTTAACAACTGCCTTGGGTTTCCCGGCATATTCAAGGGGGCCTTGTCGGTGAGGGCGTGCCAGATAAATCAGGAGATGAAGCTGGCCGCCGCCATGGCCATAGCGGCGGTGGTGGAGGATTCCCTGGAGCCGGACCGGATAATCCCGGACCCCTTGGACGTCCGGGTGGTTCCCGCGGTGGCCCGGGCGGTGGCGGAGGCTGCGGTGAGGACCCAGGCGGCCCGGGTGTCCCATGGGGGATGA
- a CDS encoding GGDEF domain-containing protein, translated as MRAADPYSLILAFLTVQAAVLGALLADLNKDRDARDSGFLLGRVLQILGWSMIFYRDVLPDWMSVSVGNSVMFAGICLDATTLVKLSRPTPRWFRRAAVAILASFVGTVLLELPGALRRDQVMMIGTLIHGSLMAVSSYMFFSAPKTSPLRMVLSASYGAAAAVLCWRAWWLTGISLYRLTDPSLPQVASILAAFGISTVSAISYGLLKKEWAIQQMRVLADQDGLTHLYNRRAFIRIGGEMFQRARSNGTPLWAMMIDVDNFKDINDTYGHSAGDEVISDLAFIIRKVLACHTTCRYGGEEFAALILDADHPRALALADALIEEVRRSSVMGISYTVSIGLAQMKDHKNVHGLINDADAAMYLAKRLGRNRVEVYRPGNPFGAAPLMPEQGGPKAPEEAMHSY; from the coding sequence TTGCGAGCGGCGGACCCCTACAGCTTGATACTGGCGTTCCTGACGGTCCAGGCGGCTGTCCTGGGGGCACTTCTGGCGGACCTCAACAAGGACAGGGACGCCAGGGATTCCGGCTTCCTCCTGGGGAGGGTTCTCCAGATCCTCGGGTGGTCCATGATATTCTACAGGGACGTGCTCCCGGACTGGATGTCCGTGAGCGTGGGCAACTCCGTCATGTTCGCCGGCATATGCCTGGACGCCACCACGTTGGTTAAACTCTCAAGGCCCACACCCCGCTGGTTTCGCCGGGCGGCGGTGGCCATTCTGGCCTCCTTCGTGGGGACGGTGCTCCTGGAGCTCCCAGGGGCCTTGCGGCGGGACCAGGTGATGATGATAGGAACCTTAATCCACGGGAGCCTCATGGCGGTGAGCTCCTACATGTTCTTCTCCGCCCCTAAGACGTCCCCCCTTAGAATGGTGCTATCCGCCTCCTACGGCGCCGCGGCGGCGGTGCTCTGCTGGAGGGCATGGTGGCTTACGGGAATAAGCCTGTACCGCCTCACGGATCCATCGCTGCCCCAGGTGGCCTCCATACTGGCCGCCTTCGGCATATCCACCGTGAGCGCCATATCCTACGGACTCCTCAAGAAGGAATGGGCCATCCAGCAGATGCGGGTCCTGGCGGACCAGGACGGGCTCACGCACCTGTACAACCGCAGGGCCTTCATCCGCATCGGCGGCGAGATGTTCCAGCGGGCCCGTTCCAACGGGACGCCCCTTTGGGCCATGATGATAGACGTAGACAACTTCAAGGATATAAACGACACCTACGGCCACAGCGCCGGAGACGAGGTCATATCGGACTTGGCCTTCATAATACGAAAGGTGCTGGCGTGCCACACCACGTGCCGCTACGGCGGCGAGGAGTTCGCGGCCCTCATCCTCGACGCGGACCACCCCAGGGCCTTAGCCCTGGCGGATGCCCTGATAGAAGAGGTGCGGCGGAGCTCCGTCATGGGCATATCGTACACCGTGAGCATAGGCCTTGCTCAGATGAAGGACCACAAGAACGTCCACGGCCTCATCAACGACGCCGACGCCGCCATGTACCTGGCCAAACGGTTAGGACGCAACCGGGTTGAGGTTTACCGGCCGGGGAACCCCTTTGGGGCGGCACCCCTTATGCCGGAACAGGGAGGGCCAAAGGCGCCGGAAGAGGCCATGCACAGCTATTGA
- a CDS encoding nitroreductase family protein: MTGPYGSFLDLARERFSLRKFSSRPVEDGVLLRCAEASRLAPSSCNGQPWRLFMANRREVVELLGEAAFGGPYGMNSFAKAAPALVVVASSPLPWTARIGQFIGGVPFAPCDAAVAAEHFVLQAQSEGLGSCWIGFFNFKAVARFLKLERGLRPLFMLALGYPPEGFAQPKRVRKPLEELARLL; the protein is encoded by the coding sequence GTGACGGGACCCTACGGGAGCTTCCTGGATCTCGCCAGGGAACGGTTCAGCTTGAGAAAGTTCTCCAGCCGCCCGGTGGAGGACGGGGTGCTCCTTCGTTGCGCCGAAGCGTCGCGGCTTGCTCCCTCGTCCTGCAACGGTCAGCCCTGGCGGCTATTCATGGCCAACCGCCGGGAGGTGGTGGAGCTGCTAGGGGAAGCCGCCTTCGGCGGCCCTTACGGCATGAACTCCTTCGCAAAGGCCGCCCCCGCCCTGGTGGTGGTGGCCTCGTCCCCCCTGCCCTGGACCGCCCGGATCGGGCAGTTCATAGGCGGCGTGCCCTTCGCCCCCTGCGACGCCGCGGTGGCGGCGGAGCACTTCGTGCTTCAGGCCCAAAGCGAGGGCTTGGGGAGCTGCTGGATAGGGTTCTTCAACTTCAAGGCCGTCGCCCGGTTTCTGAAGCTCGAGAGGGGGCTTAGACCCCTCTTCATGCTGGCCCTTGGATACCCCCCCGAGGGGTTCGCCCAACCCAAACGGGTCCGAAAACCCCTGGAGGAGCTGGCAAGGCTCCTATAG
- the phnD gene encoding phosphate/phosphite/phosphonate ABC transporter substrate-binding protein, producing MSSEDRSVVSMLLDAVEEMGLKLQQSFFDAALQGKAAEELRRGVMSIRDRMSAMGERMRKVSGEVLSLSGELKRLEEFSEEASRTEARAKDLIQGALSDMSRMDGFLSQLERAARANEELLDGLVEAADQVSALLSQIGRVTRQTQMLALNAAIEAARAGEAGRGFSVVAREVGNLALSTQDIAKRIDESMGDLRVKLKEVSAAMERTRDGLLEGSSVMRATSSSVEQAGSAALELGRRLREMTCMVLAQSKLAEGLALSTSAVAEDASSGASEAQGMDRLLSKEAQSAAKLTESLRRMGLSVEELQRRVLAVRPEDELWVGFTPFTSPEEIRASYGPIVERLAEKLGRRCRVFVSHDYGSLGEGLREGRFDVAWFSPLAYVVAAEKVPMRVLGIPKVKGRPSYRGLIIARKDLGLRGLSDLKGRRFAFVDASSGSGYLYPRVLMAKSGLDPKRDLGEVRFLGTHDRVIDAVLSGEVDAGATYTDAWDGAARKKDLSPLVVLATTDEIPKDAVAVRADLDGSWAKSIADALLSLGPDDPAAGSAMGSLGIDGFVKGDDSMYHVIREARRAGALT from the coding sequence ATGTCTTCGGAGGACAGGTCCGTGGTGTCCATGTTGCTTGACGCGGTGGAGGAGATGGGGCTTAAGCTGCAGCAGTCCTTCTTTGACGCGGCGTTGCAGGGCAAGGCGGCGGAGGAGTTGAGGAGAGGGGTTATGTCCATAAGGGACAGGATGTCCGCCATGGGGGAGAGGATGAGGAAGGTATCCGGGGAGGTTTTAAGCCTTTCGGGGGAGCTTAAGCGGCTGGAGGAGTTCTCCGAGGAGGCGTCCCGGACGGAGGCAAGGGCTAAGGACCTCATCCAGGGGGCCCTGTCGGACATGTCGAGGATGGATGGTTTCCTGTCCCAGCTGGAGCGGGCCGCCCGGGCCAACGAGGAGCTTTTGGATGGCCTGGTGGAGGCGGCGGACCAGGTGAGCGCCCTCCTTTCTCAGATAGGCCGGGTCACCAGACAGACCCAGATGCTGGCGTTGAACGCCGCCATAGAGGCCGCCCGGGCTGGGGAGGCGGGGCGGGGTTTCTCCGTGGTGGCCCGGGAGGTGGGCAACCTGGCCCTCTCCACCCAGGACATAGCCAAGCGGATAGACGAATCCATGGGGGACCTTAGGGTTAAGCTGAAGGAGGTTTCCGCCGCCATGGAGCGCACCAGGGACGGCCTTTTGGAGGGTAGCTCGGTCATGAGGGCCACGTCGTCGTCGGTGGAGCAGGCGGGCTCCGCGGCCTTGGAGCTTGGGAGGCGCCTTAGGGAGATGACGTGCATGGTGCTTGCCCAGTCCAAGCTGGCGGAGGGTCTTGCCCTGAGCACCTCCGCCGTGGCGGAGGACGCGTCGTCGGGGGCGTCGGAGGCCCAGGGCATGGACAGGCTCTTGTCGAAGGAGGCCCAGTCCGCCGCTAAGCTCACGGAGAGTCTAAGGCGCATGGGACTCAGCGTAGAGGAGCTTCAGAGGAGGGTGCTGGCCGTGAGGCCAGAGGATGAGCTTTGGGTGGGTTTTACGCCCTTCACGTCCCCGGAGGAGATAAGGGCCTCATACGGCCCCATCGTGGAGAGGCTGGCTGAAAAGCTCGGCCGGCGGTGCCGGGTCTTCGTCTCCCATGACTACGGCTCCCTTGGGGAGGGGCTGAGGGAAGGACGTTTTGACGTGGCCTGGTTTTCGCCTCTTGCGTACGTGGTGGCGGCGGAGAAGGTGCCAATGAGGGTGCTTGGGATCCCGAAGGTAAAGGGCCGCCCCTCTTATAGGGGGCTCATAATAGCCCGGAAGGACCTAGGCCTAAGGGGCCTTTCGGACCTCAAGGGCAGGCGGTTCGCCTTTGTGGACGCCTCAAGCGGCTCCGGATACCTTTACCCTAGGGTGCTGATGGCCAAGTCCGGGCTGGATCCCAAGCGGGACCTGGGGGAGGTCCGGTTCCTTGGTACCCACGACCGGGTGATAGACGCGGTGTTGTCCGGAGAGGTGGACGCGGGGGCCACCTACACCGACGCCTGGGATGGGGCGGCCAGGAAAAAGGACCTTTCCCCTCTTGTGGTGCTGGCCACCACCGATGAGATCCCAAAGGACGCGGTGGCGGTGCGGGCGGACCTTGACGGGTCCTGGGCTAAAAGCATCGCCGACGCCCTGTTGTCCCTTGGGCCCGACGATCCCGCGGCGGGGAGCGCCATGGGAAGCCTTGGGATAGACGGCTTCGTCAAGGGGGATGACTCCATGTACCACGTCATCCGGGAGGCCCGCCGGGCCGGGGCCTTAACGTAA
- a CDS encoding Rrf2 family transcriptional regulator yields the protein MAINQKCQYALRALYELSVHYSSGPLKTAQIAQSQGIPKKFLEGILGLLKSLGYVKSHRGKDGGYSLAKPPGEISVGEVIRGVQGPFSPVECLVGENRCQLNGRCSFRPLWERAKAALEEVYDRTTFQDLLDQNIPPASGEQLKSKGGPSHEPQ from the coding sequence ATGGCCATAAACCAGAAGTGCCAGTACGCCCTAAGAGCCCTCTACGAGCTGTCCGTCCACTACTCCTCCGGGCCGCTTAAGACAGCCCAGATAGCCCAGTCCCAGGGGATACCCAAGAAGTTCCTGGAGGGCATCCTGGGGCTTCTAAAGTCCCTGGGGTACGTCAAGTCCCACCGGGGCAAGGACGGGGGATACTCCCTGGCCAAGCCGCCGGGGGAGATCTCCGTTGGGGAGGTCATCCGGGGAGTTCAAGGCCCCTTCTCCCCCGTGGAATGCCTCGTGGGGGAGAACCGGTGCCAGTTGAACGGCCGATGCAGCTTCCGCCCCCTTTGGGAGAGGGCCAAGGCGGCCCTGGAGGAGGTCTACGACCGCACCACCTTTCAGGATCTATTAGACCAAAACATACCCCCCGCGTCGGGGGAGCAGCTAAAATCGAAGGGAGGACCCTCGCATGAACCCCAGTAG
- the nifS gene encoding cysteine desulfurase NifS, with protein sequence MNPSRTVYLDHSATTPVDPKVAEAMMQYFTDQYGNPNSLHRWGKHTRSAMDAARQQVASLIGADPKEIVFTGGGSEADNLAIKGAAWTLKDKGRHIITSAIEHHAVLDAFKWLGKNGFDVTILPVDREGFVNPEDLKSAIRDDTTLVSIMMANNEIGTVEPIEELGAICKDRGVLFHTDAVQAAGHVPLDVKSLPVDMLTMAAHKMYGPKGIGALYVRKGLRLTPLIHGGGQEFGLRSGTENVPLVVGFGVAAEMASQRLAEGEHLREAALRDRLIRGVLDNVPDSFLTGSPERRLPFHASFCIPRIEGEAMVLRLDFAGIGASSGSACTSGSLDPSHVLLAIGLSHETAHGSLRLTLGKDTTEDDVDYVIRTLPPIVKTLREMSPYKA encoded by the coding sequence ATGAACCCCAGTAGAACAGTGTACCTGGACCACTCCGCCACCACTCCGGTGGATCCTAAGGTGGCGGAAGCCATGATGCAGTACTTCACCGATCAGTACGGGAACCCAAACAGCCTCCACCGGTGGGGCAAGCACACCAGATCCGCCATGGACGCCGCAAGACAGCAGGTGGCGTCCCTCATAGGGGCGGACCCCAAGGAGATCGTATTCACCGGCGGCGGGAGCGAAGCGGACAACCTGGCCATAAAGGGAGCCGCCTGGACCCTCAAGGACAAGGGACGGCACATCATAACCAGCGCCATCGAGCACCACGCGGTGCTGGACGCCTTCAAGTGGCTGGGGAAGAACGGCTTCGACGTCACGATCCTTCCGGTGGACCGGGAGGGCTTCGTGAACCCTGAGGACCTCAAGTCCGCCATCAGGGACGACACCACCCTGGTGTCCATCATGATGGCCAACAACGAGATAGGCACCGTGGAGCCCATAGAGGAGCTGGGGGCCATATGCAAGGACCGGGGCGTCCTCTTCCACACCGACGCGGTGCAGGCGGCGGGTCACGTGCCCCTGGACGTGAAGTCCCTGCCGGTGGACATGCTCACCATGGCGGCCCACAAGATGTACGGCCCCAAGGGCATAGGGGCCCTCTACGTCCGAAAGGGCTTAAGGCTAACCCCCCTGATCCACGGCGGCGGCCAGGAGTTCGGCTTGAGGTCCGGCACCGAGAACGTGCCCCTCGTGGTGGGCTTTGGGGTGGCGGCTGAGATGGCCTCCCAGCGACTAGCCGAAGGGGAGCACCTAAGGGAGGCGGCCCTGAGGGACCGCCTGATCCGCGGGGTGCTGGACAACGTGCCCGACTCTTTCCTCACCGGAAGCCCCGAAAGGCGCCTTCCCTTCCACGCCAGCTTCTGCATACCCCGCATAGAGGGGGAGGCCATGGTGCTCCGGCTGGACTTCGCCGGCATAGGGGCCTCCAGCGGTTCCGCCTGCACCTCCGGAAGCCTGGACCCAAGCCACGTGCTGCTGGCCATAGGGCTCTCCCACGAGACCGCCCACGGGTCCTTGAGGCTCACCCTGGGCAAGGACACCACCGAGGACGACGTGGACTACGTTATAAGAACCCTACCCCCCATAGTTAAGACCCTGCGGGAGATGTCCCCCTACAAGGCCTAG
- the nifU gene encoding Fe-S cluster assembly scaffold protein NifU, translating into MAYSEKVIQYFMNPVNVGEMENPDGVGEVGNPKCGDVMKIYLRIRDDKIEDIKFQTFGCAAAIATSSMVTEMVKGKTIQEALQVTNKDVADALGGLPPEKVHCSLLAEQGIKAAIEDHLRRKRGEAPAQNGGVCFSDHDHHEGSDSRAAD; encoded by the coding sequence ATGGCTTACTCCGAAAAGGTGATACAGTACTTCATGAACCCGGTGAACGTGGGAGAGATGGAAAACCCAGACGGCGTCGGGGAGGTTGGGAACCCCAAGTGCGGAGACGTGATGAAGATATACCTCCGCATAAGGGATGATAAAATAGAGGACATAAAGTTCCAGACCTTCGGCTGCGCCGCCGCCATAGCCACCAGCTCCATGGTCACCGAGATGGTGAAGGGCAAGACCATCCAGGAGGCCCTTCAGGTGACCAACAAGGACGTGGCGGACGCCCTTGGAGGCCTTCCGCCGGAGAAGGTGCACTGCTCCCTGCTGGCGGAGCAGGGCATAAAGGCCGCCATAGAGGACCATTTGCGGCGCAAGCGGGGAGAGGCCCCCGCCCAGAACGGGGGGGTGTGCTTCTCCGACCACGACCACCACGAGGGGAGCGATAGCCGTGCCGCCGATTGA
- a CDS encoding MOSC domain-containing protein → MPPIEGKVTAVCTSREKGTVKDRVGEALLKADFGLEGDAHAGSWHRQVSLLAQEDIDMMAQKLSTVRNGSFGENIGISGIDLPSLPVGTKLEVGEALLEVTQIGKECHTRCQIYHATGDCIMPRRGIFCRVLRSGLVREGDAVRVLEA, encoded by the coding sequence GTGCCGCCGATTGAGGGCAAGGTCACAGCGGTATGCACGTCCAGGGAGAAGGGCACCGTGAAGGATCGAGTTGGGGAGGCGCTGCTCAAGGCCGATTTCGGCCTTGAGGGGGACGCCCACGCAGGCTCTTGGCACCGGCAGGTGAGCCTGCTGGCCCAGGAGGACATAGACATGATGGCCCAGAAGCTCTCCACCGTGAGGAACGGCAGCTTCGGGGAGAACATCGGCATAAGCGGCATAGACCTTCCATCCCTCCCGGTTGGGACCAAGCTGGAGGTGGGAGAGGCCCTTCTTGAGGTCACCCAGATAGGCAAGGAGTGCCACACCCGCTGCCAGATCTACCACGCCACCGGGGACTGCATCATGCCAAGACGGGGCATCTTCTGCCGGGTGCTCCGCTCCGGGCTGGTGCGGGAAGGGGATGCGGTAAGGGTTTTAGAAGCCTAA
- a CDS encoding BMC domain-containing protein encodes MEDKKRVIQEYVPGKQVTLAHMICNPRPELCSLVGVEKVGAIGIMTITPGEGAIIAADIASKSGDVRMDFIDRFTGCVLFTGDVAAVESSLENAVRTLWSVLGFTPAPITRT; translated from the coding sequence TTGGAGGATAAGAAACGGGTCATTCAGGAATACGTCCCCGGCAAGCAGGTAACGCTGGCCCACATGATATGCAACCCAAGGCCGGAGCTGTGCTCCCTTGTGGGGGTCGAAAAGGTGGGGGCCATAGGGATAATGACCATAACCCCCGGCGAGGGAGCCATCATCGCCGCGGACATAGCATCCAAGTCCGGGGACGTGAGGATGGACTTCATCGACCGCTTCACCGGCTGCGTGCTCTTCACCGGAGACGTGGCGGCGGTGGAGAGCTCCCTTGAAAACGCGGTGCGCACCCTGTGGTCGGTGCTGGGCTTTACGCCGGCCCCCATCACCAGGACCTAA
- a CDS encoding EutP/PduV family microcompartment system protein: MVGAGLYAGPHHQDLMNPHHRIMVIGPSGAGKTTLLKCLGLCETSCKTEAVCFSSKAVDTPGEFFEIPRFYHALITSSTKAALILLVADPTRHVRFPSMFTRALRAPSIGVVTKADLASEELLLKAEGELKSAGVSKVFRVSSVTGHGMEDLKGHIMAHGIFDQQPPEVPTVE; encoded by the coding sequence GTGGTCGGTGCTGGGCTTTACGCCGGCCCCCATCACCAGGACCTAATGAACCCCCACCATAGGATAATGGTCATAGGCCCCTCTGGAGCGGGGAAGACCACCCTGCTCAAGTGCCTTGGCCTGTGCGAAACGTCCTGCAAAACCGAGGCGGTGTGCTTCTCCTCCAAGGCGGTGGACACCCCAGGCGAGTTCTTCGAGATACCGCGCTTCTACCACGCCCTCATAACGTCATCCACAAAGGCGGCCCTCATCTTGCTGGTGGCGGATCCCACAAGACACGTACGATTCCCCTCCATGTTCACCAGGGCCCTCAGAGCCCCATCCATCGGGGTGGTGACCAAGGCGGACCTGGCCTCCGAGGAGCTGTTGCTTAAGGCGGAAGGGGAGCTCAAAAGCGCCGGGGTATCCAAGGTTTTCAGGGTGTCTTCGGTCACAGGGCACGGTATGGAAGACCTCAAGGGCCACATAATGGCCCATGGCATCTTCGATCAACAACCCCCTGAGGTGCCAACGGTGGAATGA
- a CDS encoding BMC domain-containing protein, giving the protein MSLAIGLMEYKTVPKGVEAADAMLKASEVRLLFSSPICPGKYVSIISGEVDAVRTAVNKAVLVGGIFTVDSHVLPNVHPSVIPALTGTADFGGVEALGLVETISAVAAITAADVAAKAASINLLEVRIARGLGGKGFVVFTGDLGSVEASVRACEKRLGDEGGVVSSSVIASPHRDLVAALM; this is encoded by the coding sequence TTGAGCTTAGCCATAGGTCTTATGGAGTACAAGACGGTGCCCAAGGGGGTGGAGGCGGCGGACGCCATGCTCAAGGCTTCGGAGGTCCGTCTTCTGTTCTCCTCCCCCATATGTCCAGGCAAGTACGTGAGCATAATATCCGGCGAGGTGGACGCGGTGAGGACCGCGGTGAACAAGGCGGTTCTGGTGGGAGGGATTTTCACCGTGGACTCCCACGTGCTTCCCAACGTGCACCCATCGGTCATACCGGCCTTGACCGGCACCGCCGATTTTGGGGGGGTGGAGGCCCTGGGGCTGGTGGAGACCATATCCGCGGTGGCGGCCATAACCGCCGCTGACGTGGCGGCTAAGGCGGCTTCGATAAACCTGTTGGAGGTTCGGATAGCCCGGGGCCTTGGGGGCAAGGGGTTCGTGGTGTTCACCGGGGACCTTGGAAGCGTTGAGGCCTCGGTCAGGGCCTGTGAGAAGCGGTTGGGCGACGAGGGCGGCGTGGTGAGCTCGTCGGTGATAGCCTCCCCCCACAGGGATCTGGTGGCGGCCCTTATGTGA